In a genomic window of Meleagris gallopavo isolate NT-WF06-2002-E0010 breed Aviagen turkey brand Nicholas breeding stock chromosome 1, Turkey_5.1, whole genome shotgun sequence:
- the LOC100542933 gene encoding heparan-sulfate 6-O-sulfotransferase 3, whose protein sequence is MTEHWNRNFYYITMLRDPVSRYLSEWKHVQRGATWKTSLHMCDGRSPTPDELPTCYEGDDWSGVSLQEFMDCSYNLANNRQVRMLADLSLVGCYNLTFMNETERNVILLQSAKNNLKNMAFFGLTEFQRKTQYLFERTFNLKFISPFTQFNVTRASNVDIGEDVRQRIEELNFLDMQLYDYAKDLFLQRFQYSKQEEHQLNRLKRREERRLLREQRAHQWPREEAAEVAVTEDYNSQVARW, encoded by the exons ATGAcggaacactggaacag GAACTTCTATTACATCACAATGCTGAGGGATCCAGTATCACGATACTTGAGTGAATGGAAGCATGTCCAGAGGGGTGCAACGTGGAAAACTTCCCTTCATATGTGTGATGGAAGAAGCCCAACACCAGACGAGCTGCCAACCTGTTATGAAGGAGATGACTGGTCTGGAGTCAGTTTACAGGAGTTCATGGACTGTAGCTACAACTTAGCCAACAACCGCCAGGTGCGCATGCTGGCAGATCTCAGCCTGGTGGGATGCTACAACTTGACTTTTATGAACGAGACTGAGAGAAACGTGATTCTTCTCCAAAGCGCCAAGAACAATCTGAAAAATATGGCCTTCTTTGGGCTTACAgaatttcagaggaaaacacAATATCTCTTCGAGAGGACATTTAACCTGAAATTCATTTCCCCATTCACCCAATTCAACGTCACACGGGCCTCCAATGTGGACATCGGTGAGGATGTGCGGCAACGGATAGAGGAGCTGAACTTCTTGGACATGCAGCTTTATGACTACGCCAAGGATCTGTTCTTGCAGCGCTTTCAGTACTCCAAGCAAGAGGAGCATCAGCTGAACCGCCTAAAGAGGCGAGAGGAGCGGAGACTGCTGCGGGAGCAGAGAGCTCACCAGTGGCCAAGGGAGGAGGCGGCAGAAGTAGCTGTTACTGAAGATTATAACAGCCAGGTTGCACGGTGGTAA